In Parafrankia irregularis, the genomic window CCGTCTTCGGTATTCTTCCCATCACCACGGCGCTGACCGGCGCGCTGGACGGGCTGCAGAAGGACGGCGTTCCCGTCGTGGGGTTCGCGCTGCCGTCGTGGTCGTCCTACAACAATCTCTTCGCCTACAGCTACATCTCGGATCCGACGGCCATCGGCCGGTATTTCATGAACGCCGGCGCCACGAAGGTCGGCTTCGTGATGACGGGCACGGCCGAGTCCACGACGCAGGCCGCGCAGAAGTACCTGCGGGCGTTCGCGGCGATCGGGCTGGACACCACGGACATGACGCCCTATGTGGCGAGCGTGGACAGTCCGACCCAGATCATGGGCAGGCTGAAGGACGTCGGCGTCGACGCGCTGATCGGCTTCACCGTTCCCACGGACCTCGCCAACCTGATCGGCGCGGCGCGGGACATCGGCATGCCGCTCAAGGCGACGATCTCGCTCACCGGCTATGACCAGACGGTGCTCCAGTCGCTGGGCCAGAAGCTGGCCGGCGTCTCGTTCGACGTGCACTTCCGCCCGTTCGAGTCGCCCGACGCCGCCATTGACACCTACCGGAAGGCGATGGCGACCTTTTCGCCCGAGACCCAGTCGGACCAGCAGTGGGCCATGTGGGGCTACATCTACGCCGACATGTTCGTGAAGGGGCTGGAGGTCGCGGGTGACTGCCCCACCCGGGAGAGTTTCATAACCGGCCTCAGGCAGGTGCACCAGTACAACGCGGGCGGCCTGATCGAGACGGTCGACTTCGCCACCAACGCGACGCAGCCGGCGCCCTGCATGTCCTTCGTGCAGATCAACGCGGCGGGGTCCGCGTTCGAGCTCGTCAACGAGCGCCTGTGTCACGACGGTACGGCCGGCCAGTAACTGCTACTCGCGCGTCCCGGTGCGGCCGACGTCGCTGTCGGCCGCACCGGGCATCGGCCGCGGGTCAGCGCAGCCCGGAGCGGACGAACGCGTCGATGACCTGCCGCTGCATCACCAGGTAGATGGCGAAGATGGGCAGGCAGGCCAGCCCGGACGCCGCCATGATCGCGCCCCAGGCGTCGCCTTCGGCGCCCAGGAAGCTGCGGATGCCCAGCTGCACCACCGAGTTCGCGCGGGGCAGCACGAGCGCGGGCCACAGATAGTCGTTCCAGGCCGTGATGAACAGCAGGATCGACAGCGAGGCGAGAACCGGGCGCAGGTTCGGGATCACCACGGTCCACAACGTCGTCCAGGACCCGCGTCCGTCCATCTTGGCCGCGTCGAGCAGCTCGCGGGGAAAGGCCTGCATGTGCTGGCGGAGCATCAGCACGGCCAGCGCCGAGCACAGGTTGGGCACGATCACGCCGGCGAGGGTGTTGAGCAGCCCGATGTTCGACAGCACCAGGTAGTTCGAAACCATCGTCACCTGGAACGGCACCAGCCAGGTGGCGACGAAGAGCAGGAACAGCAGCCCTTTCCCGCGGAAATCCCACGCGGCGAACGCGTAGGCGGCCAGCAGGCAGACGAGGAGCTGGCCCACGGCGGTCACCGCGGCGATCACAAAGGTGTTCGCGAGCAGGGTTCCGACGTCCAGGGAATCGAAGACGATCCGATAGTTCTCCAGGCTCAGCGGCCACGGGAACAGCGAGTTGTCGTTGACGTCGCCGGGGCGCCGGAACGAGCTGGCGAACATCCAGTAGATGGGGAACAGGCTGAACACGCTCAGCACGGTCATCAGCAGATGGCGGCCGGATGCCGGCAGCCAGCGCCGCCGCGAGGTCCCGGCCGCGGCGCCGCCTCCCGTCTCCTCCGTGCCCGCCCCCGCCGAGCAGGAGACCGCGGCAGCTGCGCCCTCCGTGGCAGCGCCAGCCGAAGAAGGGGTAGCCGAAGAAGGGGCAGCTGCCGAGCGAGCGGCTGTGCCAGCCGAGGCGGAGGGTGCGGCGAGGGGCTCGGAGATGCTCATTTCGCGGAGTTCCTCAGTCGTCATGGAAGCTGAAGCGGTCAGCGAGCTTCACCAGTCCGGCGGCGAGCAGACCGAAGCAGCCGAAGAACACGAGCCCGGCGGCGGAGGCCAGGCCGGAGTCCATGCTGCGGAAGCCGAACTCCCACAGCAGGTAGTAGACGTTGGTCGTGCTGTCCGCCGGGCCACCCTGGGTGAGCACGTCGATCAGCGGGAAGGTCCACTGGCCTGACAACAGCACCGTCATCAACAGCATGAACAGCAGGGTCGGCCGCAGCAGCGGCAGCGTGATCCAGCGCAGGATCTGCCAGCGGGACGCCCCGTCCATCTCGGCGGCCTCGGCGTAGTCGGGGCTGATTCCGGACAGCCCCGCCGACACGACGAGCACCGCGAATCCGAGCATCTGCCAGGCGCAGATCG contains:
- a CDS encoding carbohydrate ABC transporter permease; translated protein: MSISEPLAAPSASAGTAARSAAAPSSATPSSAGAATEGAAAAVSCSAGAGTEETGGGAAAGTSRRRWLPASGRHLLMTVLSVFSLFPIYWMFASSFRRPGDVNDNSLFPWPLSLENYRIVFDSLDVGTLLANTFVIAAVTAVGQLLVCLLAAYAFAAWDFRGKGLLFLLFVATWLVPFQVTMVSNYLVLSNIGLLNTLAGVIVPNLCSALAVLMLRQHMQAFPRELLDAAKMDGRGSWTTLWTVVIPNLRPVLASLSILLFITAWNDYLWPALVLPRANSVVQLGIRSFLGAEGDAWGAIMAASGLACLPIFAIYLVMQRQVIDAFVRSGLR
- a CDS encoding ABC transporter substrate-binding protein, whose translation is MNKATRILRTVVVGALLAVVAGCGGSSDTSAPEASCSSPGVTADKVEAGVVISDSGSGSDAFSSARAGVNARFRLANANGGVHGRDIEYTWRDDASQPEESVRAANELVQKESVFGILPITTALTGALDGLQKDGVPVVGFALPSWSSYNNLFAYSYISDPTAIGRYFMNAGATKVGFVMTGTAESTTQAAQKYLRAFAAIGLDTTDMTPYVASVDSPTQIMGRLKDVGVDALIGFTVPTDLANLIGAARDIGMPLKATISLTGYDQTVLQSLGQKLAGVSFDVHFRPFESPDAAIDTYRKAMATFSPETQSDQQWAMWGYIYADMFVKGLEVAGDCPTRESFITGLRQVHQYNAGGLIETVDFATNATQPAPCMSFVQINAAGSAFELVNERLCHDGTAGQ